The DNA region TTCGTCCGGTAGGCCCAGGTGATGAACGCGTCGCGGACGCGTTCACCGTCCTCCTCGTCGGGAACGAGCAGCAGCGCGTGCTGGGAACACGCGGTCAGCTGGGAGCACGGCCCCGTCACCGGCCGTGGCGCACCGTCGGGGTCGGGCAGTTCGTCGAACTCCCACGGGCACTGGTCGTCCGTGCGCCGGACACCACTGTCCGGCCTGACCAGTCCCGCGAGCAGCGTCTCGAAGAGCGTGTCTCCCTCGGGGTGGTACGACAGCGCCGTACGCAGCGGCCCGGCGGTCATGCTCGCGGTCTTGACCCCGTTGACCTCGCGGGACGAACAACGGCCCGACGGCCCGTAGTAGTGCCAGACCAGCAGGTTGAGAACCGCCTCCGAGATTGTCGGCAGATCGGGAGCGGCGTCGCTGCCGTGGCGGAACCAGGCGTGATTGTTGCCGGCGGGCCGCGTGACGATCAGCTTGTTCACGCCCGCGGTGTTGTCGGCGTCGCACTGCTCCCGAAGCCGCGGGTCCTGCATCCACGGTCGGCCGCCGACCGGGTCGTAGACGGAGAAGCGGCGTTCGTAGGCGGAGAGGTAGGTGTCGATGCCGGCCCGCGGCAGGCGTCCTTCGCCCACGATGCCGTCACGGCGATCGGACCAGTCGGAGCCGGCCTCGTCCAAACCGGTCACACGGGCGGTGAGAGCGTAGAGGATGCGCAGCAGCGCGGAGTGCGCCGGCGGCTGCGCCACCGCGAGTCCGGCGATCTCATGGCTCCTGTCCAGTACGGTCCGCAGGCCCACCATCGGCGGCCGGTCCGCGGAGGCGTCCTCGGTCCAACGAACCGGTATCCAGGGGTGTTCGAGCAGGTTGGGGGTGCCGGTCGACACGAGGTCTCCCTTCCGGGCCACAATGAGGTGAGGGACTCCGCGTGCGCGGAGGTGAGCGGTATCGCGCATGGTCAACCGGCCTTGCGTTCCAGCCCTTCGGGGCTGCTGGCGATGATCCAGCCGCCGAACGGGCACTCCCAGGTCAGGGGTTCTCCGCTGCTCGGCCGCATGCGGAGCAGGACCACGTCGCGCAGAAGCGCCTGCTTCGCCCAGGCCGCCGGCGGCGCCACGGTGTCGCCCTCGCCGCGCAGCCACTTCCCGGGGACCGGGGCGACGTGCTCCATCACGCGCACCACGTCCCTGCGCGGAACCGGCGCAGCGCTCCGGGGAAGAGGAACCGCGCCCTGCGGATCGAGGGTCAGCGAGCCGTCGTGCTGCTCGTACACGCACAGCGCCCGCCCGGTGTCCGCGCCGAGCCGTGTGGTGAGCAGTTCCTCCGTGACACCGGGCTCGGCTCGGCTGAGGAGGTAGAGGTTCCCGTCCACGTCGGCGGGCCCACAGATGTCGACGATCTCGGCGAGATGTTCCTCCGCCGTCTGCTCTGCCAGCCGCTCGGCGTCCATGCGTCGGATCTCGCGGGCCGCGGCCTCGTCCAGGCCGTCGACGAAGTCCGGTGCATAGACGAGGTCGACCAGGCGCTGGACGTCCGTGGGCACGGCGATGCCCGCTGCCGCGCAGTCGTCGAGC from Actinacidiphila sp. DG2A-62 includes:
- the casA gene encoding type I-E CRISPR-associated protein Cse1/CasA produces the protein MSTGTPNLLEHPWIPVRWTEDASADRPPMVGLRTVLDRSHEIAGLAVAQPPAHSALLRILYALTARVTGLDEAGSDWSDRRDGIVGEGRLPRAGIDTYLSAYERRFSVYDPVGGRPWMQDPRLREQCDADNTAGVNKLIVTRPAGNNHAWFRHGSDAAPDLPTISEAVLNLLVWHYYGPSGRCSSREVNGVKTASMTAGPLRTALSYHPEGDTLFETLLAGLVRPDSGVRRTDDQCPWEFDELPDPDGAPRPVTGPCSQLTACSQHALLLVPDEEDGERVRDAFITWAYRTKRATRDDDFLIWQTSQQGNRYPRPASFQRALWRDLDALLLREAPGAARPRQPKVFAYAADVSEDLRVRALGFDQEGQAKDTQFVDASTPPVLGDVEECNPRTAPAVGQLRRLGELYGAGWNVRSAGRGLSTPTVPQPTAGRGRRRHPPVTGRGPRRSSGRVSGRSTGAGARWTRVSISPRRARRSG